One Arthrobacter sp. StoSoilB20 DNA segment encodes these proteins:
- the glgP gene encoding alpha-glucan family phosphorylase, giving the protein MKAIRRFTVRTVLPEPIRPLARLATNLRWSWHRPTRELFASLNPALWEASQHDPIALLGSISREQLQDLANDGELVGRVQDAASDLDRYLSEPRWYQGLGEDAPACIAYFSPEFGITEVLPQYSGGLGILAGDHLKAASDLGVPLIGVGLLYQAGYFKQSLSRDAWQQETYPVLDPDGLPLTLLRHPGKDGMPGKPVHISLPLPNGRELHAHVWRADVGRVPLLLLDSNVPSNDEAARGITDRLYGGGGDHRLQQELLLGMGGVKALRVYQELTGTPAPEVFHTNEGHAGFLGIERIQEAMSDPAEPLSWDEALAAGRASTVFTTHTPVPAGIDRFETVQIKHFFEAGLAPAVPTDRILELGRENFDGGNPSVFNMAVMGLRLAQRANGVAKLHGVVSREMFAGLWPGFDHSEIPITSVTNGVHVPTWVDPRISTLARTQFGAEAEALGRWDLAYNVSDEDVWALRRELRAQLIEDVRRRLRASWKKRGAADAELGWTGSVLDPDVLTIGFARRVPTYKRLTLMLRDPARLKALLLDPKHPIQLVIAGKSHPADDAGKKMIQDLVRFTDDPEVRHRIVFLPNYDIAMARTLFPGCDVWLNNPLRPLEACGTSGMKAAINGSLNLSVLDGWWDEMFDGENGWAIPTANNGASADERDDIEASALYELLENQVAPRFYGTTVAQGAGAAGPSESSRETVPTHWVSMIKHTLANLGPAVSAERMLHDYVNNLYCPAAVSGRRAVAEAFKEAKELAAWTTKVRNAWPQVVVEHVDSVGVSEEPQVGDSLQVNAYVALNSLTPDDVSVEVAFGRAEDSDELEDVVVAELDSLEDLGGGRHLFHGSLVINRSGSFGYTVRVFPKHSALASKAELGLIANA; this is encoded by the coding sequence GTGAAGGCTATTCGAAGGTTTACAGTCCGTACCGTCCTCCCCGAGCCCATCCGGCCCCTGGCCCGATTGGCGACCAATCTGCGCTGGTCCTGGCACCGGCCCACACGGGAACTTTTCGCGAGCCTCAACCCGGCTCTCTGGGAGGCCTCGCAGCACGACCCCATAGCGCTCCTGGGGTCCATCAGCCGCGAACAACTGCAGGACCTCGCAAACGACGGCGAACTGGTGGGCCGCGTCCAGGACGCCGCCTCCGACCTGGACCGTTACCTCAGCGAGCCCCGCTGGTACCAGGGCCTCGGTGAAGATGCACCGGCCTGCATTGCGTACTTCTCCCCCGAGTTCGGCATCACTGAGGTTCTGCCCCAGTACTCCGGCGGCCTTGGCATCCTCGCCGGCGACCACCTCAAAGCCGCCTCGGACCTCGGCGTGCCGCTGATCGGCGTCGGGCTCCTCTACCAGGCCGGCTACTTCAAGCAGTCCCTGTCCCGCGACGCCTGGCAGCAGGAAACATACCCGGTACTGGACCCCGACGGATTGCCGCTGACCCTCCTCCGCCACCCCGGCAAGGACGGCATGCCCGGCAAACCCGTCCACATCTCCCTTCCCTTGCCCAACGGCCGCGAGCTGCACGCGCACGTCTGGCGTGCCGACGTCGGGCGCGTTCCGCTGCTGCTGCTGGACTCCAACGTTCCCTCCAACGACGAGGCCGCCCGCGGCATCACGGACCGCCTGTACGGCGGCGGAGGCGACCACCGGCTGCAGCAGGAACTGCTCCTGGGCATGGGCGGCGTCAAGGCCCTCCGCGTCTACCAGGAACTCACCGGCACCCCCGCGCCTGAAGTTTTCCACACCAACGAAGGCCACGCCGGGTTCCTGGGCATCGAACGGATCCAGGAAGCGATGTCCGATCCCGCTGAGCCCCTCAGCTGGGACGAGGCCCTGGCCGCCGGACGCGCATCCACCGTCTTCACGACGCACACGCCCGTCCCCGCCGGCATTGACCGTTTCGAGACCGTCCAGATCAAGCACTTCTTCGAAGCCGGCCTGGCTCCGGCCGTGCCCACGGACCGCATCCTGGAACTCGGCCGTGAAAACTTCGACGGCGGCAACCCTTCGGTCTTCAACATGGCAGTGATGGGTTTGCGCCTGGCGCAGCGTGCCAACGGCGTGGCCAAGCTTCACGGCGTGGTCTCCCGTGAAATGTTTGCCGGCCTGTGGCCAGGATTCGACCACTCGGAAATCCCCATCACCTCCGTCACCAACGGCGTCCACGTCCCCACCTGGGTGGACCCCCGCATCTCCACCCTGGCCCGCACCCAGTTCGGTGCCGAAGCCGAGGCGTTGGGCCGCTGGGACCTTGCCTACAACGTCAGCGACGAAGACGTCTGGGCATTGCGCCGGGAACTGCGCGCCCAGCTCATCGAGGACGTCCGACGCCGGCTCCGGGCTTCCTGGAAAAAGCGCGGCGCCGCCGACGCCGAACTCGGCTGGACCGGCTCCGTACTGGACCCGGACGTGCTCACCATTGGCTTCGCACGCCGCGTACCCACCTACAAGCGCCTCACCCTCATGCTCCGCGATCCCGCCCGCCTGAAGGCCCTCCTGCTGGATCCCAAACACCCCATCCAACTGGTCATCGCAGGCAAGTCGCATCCCGCAGACGACGCCGGCAAGAAAATGATCCAGGACCTGGTCCGCTTCACCGACGATCCCGAAGTCCGGCACAGGATTGTGTTCCTGCCCAACTACGACATCGCCATGGCAAGGACCCTGTTCCCCGGCTGCGACGTGTGGCTCAACAACCCCCTCCGCCCGCTCGAAGCCTGCGGCACTTCCGGCATGAAAGCCGCCATCAACGGCTCGCTCAACCTCTCCGTCCTGGACGGCTGGTGGGACGAAATGTTCGACGGCGAAAACGGGTGGGCAATCCCCACCGCCAACAACGGTGCCTCAGCCGACGAACGCGACGACATCGAAGCGTCCGCGCTCTACGAACTCCTCGAAAACCAGGTAGCCCCGCGCTTCTACGGCACCACGGTGGCCCAAGGCGCCGGAGCTGCAGGACCGTCCGAGTCCAGCCGCGAAACAGTGCCCACGCACTGGGTGTCCATGATCAAGCACACCCTGGCGAACCTCGGCCCGGCCGTTTCCGCTGAACGCATGCTCCACGATTACGTCAACAACCTCTACTGCCCCGCTGCTGTTTCCGGGCGCAGGGCTGTTGCCGAAGCCTTCAAGGAAGCCAAGGAACTCGCCGCCTGGACCACCAAGGTCCGGAACGCCTGGCCCCAGGTTGTGGTGGAACACGTTGACTCCGTGGGCGTCTCCGAGGAACCCCAAGTGGGCGACAGCCTTCAAGTCAACGCCTACGTGGCCCTCAACAGCCTCACCCCGGACGACGTGTCAGTCGAGGTAGCTTTTGGACGCGCCGAGGACTCCGACGAGCTCGAAGACGTAGTGGTTGCAGAACTGGACTCCCTGGAAGACCTCGGCGGCGGACGCCACCTCTTCCACGGCTCCCTGGTCATCAACCGGTCCGGCTCCTTCGGCTACACCGTCCGGGTATTCCCGAAGCACTCGGCGCTGGCATCGAAGGCTGAACTGGGATTGATCGCGAACGCGTAA